Below is a window of Epinephelus fuscoguttatus linkage group LG12, E.fuscoguttatus.final_Chr_v1 DNA.
GCACTATCAAGCGAAGGTGACCAACAGGTTCATGCTGTCTTTGATTGCCTCTTTCTGGGTCTTTGTCATAATTGCAGTACTCATTGCAGCTGGTCTTCTTACAAGACTTTCCTTCTGTAAATCTGTGGTTCTTAACAGCTATTTCTGTGATCATCTCCAGATATTCCTGCTTGCGTGTAATGACTATTTCCCCAGCTATGTAATTGGTATGGTGTTAGTGTGTCTTATTCTTTGGCTTCCATTGATATTCATCTTGTTTAGTTATTCATGTATTGGCTATGCATTGTCTAAAGTGGCCACAGCTCAGGAAAGACTCAAGGCCTTTAAAACCTGCACAGGTCATCTTTCATTAGCGGCCATCTATTTTCTCCCCGTATTAATCACACTTACTATAGGTACCAAAATACATCCAAATGCCCTCATCATTAACCTGTCTCTGACCTCTGTCTTTTCCCAAATGTTGAACCCAATCATTTATGTTCTACAGACACAAGAAATCAAAGAATCTgtaaaaaaattattaaaaattagAAATAAATCCAGAATTACAGTAAAGAAAGTCATCACAAAGtgatcatttgtgtgtgttttgttccaTAATGTACATTAAAGTACAACTTGTTAGAGTAAAATTAATCAAGCAATAGTTACTGTAATTAtgatgcaggttttttttttatccttacAAATATTGTAATATGAAATTTAACTTGAATTTATTCCACAAAAAAGGACATTATGATAATTGAGCATCAACTAAAATGATCGTTTTAAAGGTAACACAATACAGTCATAACTACAGTCCACAGTATAACACATGTACAACACACATACAATAAGAGTTGTTTTCTGCTCTTTGgtttaatttttgtttatttgcttgtgTAATGGAAAGATActctgtttatttgtgtttgtgtctctgcatatataaaaagtattttgttttcattttcatgtggTCCAGAATCTAAAGTATAAAGAAggtgatttttaattttttacatttatcattattattaaatatttgttgCATCGAGGCCAGTCTTGTTTTCTTGCCTGCATCTCTCTTCTGGATTAGTCTGCTGTGTTTTCTAACTCATCACTACTTCACATTAAACCTCTCTGGCCTTCTTACGGGACATGCAGACATTTGTTGAAGAACTTTGTGATGTAGCCACAGGAATCATGGGTTCTGTGGAGCTGATTTCTtgaataacatttttttctgaaaagatgAACAGCACAGATTTGTCtaaatgttttgctttgtttatgCAAAGTGATGTTTATATCAAGGATTGTGGTCATATTGAGGCTACTTGAACCAAATGTGACATTCACTGTGTTGTAGGATGTAATTTCAGAATGCATTGATGCATATTATTAAATGGTTGTGTTGGAGGTGGTTATGAAAAGACCAGGTTTTTATTAAAAACCTTTTTGTAGCTGTGTCTATTGGTTGTGTTACATGTATAAAAGTGTATTCTGATTTGCTAAAAGATTTGGAGGAAGCAGCATATTGGTAACAGGATTGTGGTAAAAGATTATTCAAGTTTTGTGTAAATTGCTGAATCACTGTAGAATAATTGAGAAGGGGAGAGCAGCCTTTGATGTCAGAGGAGGTTCAGACTGCTAGTTGTAAAGATTAGACAACTTTGGTGTGTCTCAACTTCTTGAGGTGTGCTTGTTGTTGTTAGTGTTTTGACTGGATTTTGGTGCTTCGAGCAAATGACGATAGCTAAGATGAGTCATACATGCCCCTCTGGGCCGTTTGTTTTCTTGTATATCAGGCATAATGGAAGTGTTTTTGTCAAGCAGAAATCTTTGCAGCTGCTGTTGTGTGGAGTTCTGGCTTCCTGTTGCTAGATTGGCAATAAAATACCTTTTTGTAAGACAATGGAGGCTGACTGGAgtctttatttaatttgataaaGCATAAGCACAGAAGGTCCCTTTGAGACCCAGCAGGTATGGGTGATTTCACACCTAACCAGACTAGTTTAGCTTAAACAAACTCAGATCCATCTGCCCGGTCATCATGATTCAtttgggctggtgtgaaagGTGTAAATCAAATCCTGATCAACGCAACCAAAGTGACACCAGTTGAAAAGGTGTGTCTTGTTGTGCTTCCAAGCGGACTGTGGTGTGGTacgtttgtggtgtgaaagcaaacaaagaatCAACAGGATTTTGTGTGGtttaaatataatttcaaaATCTACACTTCTAGTCAATAAATCAAATTTATCTTCACTATTCAACCACACAAATCTGCTCTGACTGATACTTTGGGCTtcgtgctgctgtgtgtgtatgagagagacagagggggagagagagggaagagaaggtggaaggtgggcTATTGCACCGGTGTTTCTGCAAGTTATTAAGGTCACCAACAATGAAGcagagaaaaatgtgtgttaTCAAAAAAGTTAACAGCATGTCAAGTTCTGATCAGGCCCAACAAATCAGACATGAAACCGCGTACctgtataaaaacaaatgaaagagCGATTTCCTGCCTACCAGCACTGCTTAAATGTCTAGGTTTATCTGTAGAAATAGTTGTTGGTATAAAAGAGGGTCCTCTGTTCTGTTGTTACTAACATTATGTCTCCCACAGTAGAGACAGTTCTGCTGTGGTGCTAGTACCAGGGAAAGCCATTGTCATCTGCAATGTGGTATGGGTGCAACCTTTTTGAAACAAAATAGACGACAGTATTTCCTTTGCCTGAACACAGTTCAATGGAAGTTTTGTGAAGCggtgcagtgtgtgttggtTGGCTGGCTTGTTTGTTGGAGTTTGATGGTCCACTTGGCTAAAATCTGCCTTTGATAGTTGTTGAAAGTTTATATGGTTGACTTTATAGCTAATAGtttgcttatttatttacacatccagcagtaaCAGAgcaatttcaacatttatttagATTTACACTGATGGACTCGAGGTTCGTCCTACTCTCcagtgtgctatgtgtgagctcagtcctgcgtgttctttaatgaagcaataggaaaagatattcggtctcagttaatgtagtttattaagcagtaaaggaataaaattacagagctctgggtctcaaatTATTTCCCTGACAagcaacaaaggtgtgtcagttcacgaagtctgacctcctgtcctttccctgacccagtatatttgagcgtaacagagtgtcattgtgcacgtgaggcgttgtcctcttctcattggcggttccacttcctccttcaccacaccacacccCTGCCTcatgttaatctgactccttcccgctggcggtgggggcgtggttcctgttttgaaagacaagagaacaacacaactccctacatatgctgtaccttactatctgtacatcactttctattctttttaacatatatgaaactaattatctaagcattgctgtatgtgctcctcagacttatgtctcttcctctcctgtacctCTCCACTTCTTTtgcagaaagaaaacacaatcacattcagatcagctgaaatcatctcagtattctcattgttcacacatctaaaacatATATAGTGAAACATAACttatagtaaaacacataaaatcattctgtTCCCAACAGTCCCCCTTTTGGCCTCATAGGACTGAGGCCACTTTTTTCAGTCCCAATGTATCCAGGTCCCCCTTTTTAGGTCTTGTGATTActgcactttttgtttcttttgaaacaaaaagttaTAACTCCCCCTTGTAGTCTCATACACAATGAGACCACTCACACCTTGTCTTCTCCTGAGTCTGAGTCCGAATCTGAATCAGTAGGCGGCCCTCCTAACAGGGTGGCCGTCTCCATTTGAGTCTTCTGATATGGTGGAGGCTGtggatgttttctctccacagctgaCACTATGATTCTTTCACAGAGGGACCGGATACATGGGATACAACAACCACATAATGCTAACACCGTGAGCATTCCCACCTGAGACAAGAATACCGATACCACTAAATCTTTCCACTTACCGAACCACTGCTTGAAGATACCACCCAGGGGTTTATCAATACCTGAGTGTTCATGCATTTCCTCAGAGAGCGTGTGCAGCCCTTCTAGCGCCTTAGTTACTGACCCGTCTGGAGCTGTGTTATttgggatgaaggtgcagcagaggCCCTGGAACATAGAGCAGACACCCCCTTTCTCCGCCAAAAGCATGTCTAATGCAATTCGATTCTGTACTGTCATCAGGGAGGTGGCTGCCAGTTGTTCAGAGAGTCCTCCGACTGTGTCCCTAATGCTGTTGGCCAGTCTAAGAACATTGTAATGAACACAAGTCAAACTGGAACCCTGTACTTTGCCCCATGATGTATGTCAATTCTACTCCACCATACTTAGCTATGCAGGAGTCTGACGTTCCACTCCCTGGTGCGTTTCTCCTGGTTTGGTTTTGTGGTGGTTCTATGGCTTTGTCTCTGAGGGAAGACTCATAATACAACAGaggtaaaacaataacacaggtTAACACAACAACTGCCAACACACACCACTTATGGTGGCGTGGTTCTAATCCCAACaatttcatttctttattttgtattgcaAAAAGGTATATATAAACGTGTAAAATATAAGAGTAAATATGGAGTGTAAATGTGCTGCAAGCGAGTCTTTCTtgtatcctggctttatattaCTCAAACGTACTCTGGGCACAATGTTGCTTCAAAGGAGCTTCAAACGTTCACATTGATCACAGGATATCTCTTCCAcacttatgctaagctaaatgaataaatgtctgtgtgagtaagctgtgtttttttttttttttttaatctttagtgTCTCTTATGTCCTCCAGTGTTCGGGCAGgtgtctctgccactgcacactgactccagtgatACCATGTGTCACCTTTTCCCTGGAGTTTGACGGCGTGGGATGTCCGTTCCACGACTTTGTGGGGACCAGTACACCTTGGCTCTGACCACTTTCGTTTGATCACCTTGAGCAGGACCCACTCTGATGCTGGGGGGTCTTTCCCTTCTGCTCCCTCCCGAGCTGTGGTCACCTGTTTGGAGAAAGCTGACACCAATGCTGTTAGTTGGTCATAATACGGTTTGTATTGCATAGGGCTTTCTATTTCTTCTGTAGTTTGGATCCCAGCTCCCGGTCCCGGGAACTGGTGTCCTGTTTTTAGTTCATATGGCGTGAATCCTGTCAATGAGTTCACTGAGCTCCTGACTGACAATAGAGCTAGGGGTAGAGCATCTACCCAGCTCAT
It encodes the following:
- the LOC125898321 gene encoding olfactory receptor 1E5-like, whose translation is MEFFNSALGKNITFVRPEYFIIRGFIGIPNINYYYVFLFFVYVVAVLGNTLVMIVIYLDHNLRTPKYVVVFNLAFADLFSSTALVPKVLDIFLFNHHYIPYNDCLTFLFFCYTSLSMQAFNLIALSYDRLIAIMDPLHYQAKVTNRFMLSLIASFWVFVIIAVLIAAGLLTRLSFCKSVVLNSYFCDHLQIFLLACNDYFPSYVIGMVLVCLILWLPLIFILFSYSCIGYALSKVATAQERLKAFKTCTGHLSLAAIYFLPVLITLTIGTKIHPNALIINLSLTSVFSQMLNPIIYVLQTQEIKESVKKLLKIRNKSRITVKKVITK